The following proteins are co-located in the Streptomyces sp. NBC_00435 genome:
- a CDS encoding NACHT domain-containing protein — MTDFGAGLGTVALRAARAVALALALAKSRPGPRRLRPLKAGDPAGRRLTDELAARLAGAGAGLPESDRLAAVAAVGEAFAALGPKEARALFAADPGTAAAGAPPPGQTLSPAAEAAYRELFALCRAQAAADPAGGGGDQEPGRAGNAREPGGGAARESAGAAAQGFEEQYAHYVARAQARVQLFGLTFSQDRQDWPLDLAYISLAVSGAQLLEEPGLQTPVKAEAALDAAERVLLRGPAGSGKSTLVQWLALNAARRSFGPQLRDWNTLVPFVLPLRSFNSPAGLPAPEDWLAATGVPLRAPDGWVGELLSAGRALVLVDGVDEVPPHLRSRTESWLRALLTAYPAARFVVTTRPSAVPEDWLTAQGFSSLALLPMERDDVGAFITHWHDSARAEADGEGAGRERELLDRYEKALLRAVGSRRDLGRLATNPLMCALLCALNRDRRMHLPRARKELYDAALDMLLIRRDSERDISGVEGVYLSRDEQTLLLQRLAYWLIRNGQVEASAADAIGMIAESLDAMPQVKAQGSAETVFRHLLIRSGLLREPVPGSVLFVHRTFQDYLGAKAAVEARDFGVLVRNAHEDTWDNVVRMAVGHARPDERAHLLRQLLHRADQSERDRSRLVLLAAACLEHAPELDPEVWREVEARTARLLPPRSPGQAVELAKAGELVLELLPEPAGLTADEAAAVIRTAALVGGDRALQVVAGFRTDDRYEVGRELSDAWGRFPVDAYVDAVLADAPMHAAHLHVRTAGQLGALERLPHIGRLHISWDGPVPREISGRRDLESLILHRNARLTDLSPLAGQSSLRHLGVLDCPKVTGIEVVGELRAQSLAFGYLRDDLSLAPLAGAAELRSLVIGFEPEQRRIGDVPAAGTLTALHLWQGARRMTLDGIERWPGVRTLTVAGSGQYRQLVRSLPLKGLTGLQIRHAGPVSAGALLPYEHLARLVLIRCAMEGTLEALRDLPELRRLVLSECLGTVDLSPLAPLEELVIELRQGTHVSGAELIPPERLVRRD, encoded by the coding sequence ATGACGGACTTCGGGGCGGGTCTCGGGACGGTCGCCTTACGGGCGGCGCGGGCGGTGGCACTGGCACTGGCACTGGCGAAGTCCCGGCCGGGGCCGCGCCGGCTCAGGCCGCTGAAGGCGGGCGACCCGGCCGGGCGGCGCCTCACGGACGAGCTGGCGGCGCGGCTGGCCGGGGCGGGCGCGGGGCTCCCGGAATCCGACCGGCTCGCGGCGGTGGCCGCGGTCGGCGAGGCCTTCGCCGCGCTGGGCCCGAAGGAGGCCCGGGCCCTCTTCGCGGCGGACCCCGGCACCGCGGCGGCCGGGGCGCCCCCGCCGGGGCAGACCCTGAGCCCGGCCGCGGAGGCCGCCTACCGGGAGCTGTTCGCGCTGTGCCGCGCGCAGGCCGCGGCCGACCCGGCGGGCGGGGGCGGCGACCAGGAGCCGGGCCGCGCGGGCAACGCCCGGGAGCCCGGCGGGGGCGCCGCCCGGGAGTCGGCCGGTGCGGCGGCGCAGGGCTTCGAGGAGCAGTACGCGCACTACGTGGCCAGGGCCCAGGCCCGGGTCCAGCTGTTCGGGCTGACCTTCAGCCAGGACCGCCAGGACTGGCCGCTGGACCTCGCCTACATCAGCCTCGCGGTCAGCGGCGCACAGCTCCTGGAGGAGCCCGGCCTGCAGACCCCGGTCAAGGCCGAGGCGGCCCTGGACGCGGCGGAGCGGGTGCTGCTGCGCGGCCCGGCCGGCTCGGGCAAGAGCACCCTGGTCCAGTGGCTGGCCCTGAACGCCGCCCGCCGCAGCTTCGGCCCCCAGCTGCGGGACTGGAACACCCTGGTCCCCTTCGTCCTGCCGCTGCGGTCCTTCAACTCCCCCGCCGGACTCCCCGCGCCCGAGGACTGGCTGGCCGCGACCGGCGTACCGCTGCGGGCCCCGGACGGCTGGGTCGGGGAACTCCTGTCCGCCGGGCGGGCGCTGGTGCTGGTCGACGGGGTCGACGAGGTGCCGCCGCACCTGCGCAGCAGGACCGAGTCCTGGCTCCGGGCCCTGCTCACCGCGTATCCGGCCGCCCGCTTCGTGGTCACCACCCGCCCCTCGGCCGTACCGGAGGACTGGCTGACCGCCCAGGGCTTCTCCTCGCTCGCCCTGCTGCCGATGGAGCGCGACGACGTCGGCGCCTTCATCACGCACTGGCACGATTCCGCGCGCGCGGAGGCGGACGGCGAGGGCGCGGGCCGGGAGCGGGAGCTGCTCGACCGGTACGAGAAGGCCCTCCTGCGGGCGGTCGGCTCGCGCCGGGACCTCGGCCGGCTCGCCACGAACCCGCTGATGTGCGCCCTGCTGTGCGCGCTGAACCGGGACCGGCGGATGCACCTGCCGCGGGCCCGCAAGGAGCTCTACGACGCCGCCCTGGACATGCTGCTGATCCGCCGGGACAGCGAGCGGGACATCTCGGGGGTCGAGGGCGTCTACCTCAGCCGCGACGAGCAGACCCTGCTGCTGCAGCGGCTCGCGTACTGGCTGATCCGCAACGGGCAGGTGGAGGCGTCCGCCGCCGACGCGATCGGGATGATCGCCGAATCGCTCGACGCCATGCCCCAGGTGAAGGCGCAGGGCAGCGCGGAGACGGTCTTCCGGCACCTGCTGATCCGCAGCGGGCTGCTCCGGGAGCCGGTACCGGGCTCGGTGCTGTTCGTCCACCGCACCTTCCAGGACTACCTCGGCGCCAAGGCGGCCGTGGAGGCGCGGGACTTCGGCGTGCTGGTGCGCAACGCGCACGAGGACACCTGGGACAACGTGGTCCGGATGGCGGTGGGCCATGCCCGCCCCGACGAACGCGCCCATCTGCTGCGGCAGTTGCTGCACCGGGCCGATCAGAGCGAACGCGACCGCAGCCGGCTGGTGCTGCTCGCGGCCGCCTGCCTGGAGCACGCGCCGGAGCTCGACCCGGAGGTCTGGCGCGAGGTGGAGGCCCGTACGGCCCGGCTGCTGCCGCCGCGTTCCCCCGGCCAGGCCGTGGAGCTGGCCAAGGCGGGCGAACTGGTGCTGGAGCTGCTGCCCGAGCCGGCCGGCCTCACCGCGGACGAGGCCGCCGCGGTGATCCGTACGGCGGCACTGGTCGGCGGCGACCGGGCGCTCCAGGTGGTCGCGGGCTTCCGCACGGACGACCGCTACGAGGTGGGCCGCGAACTGTCCGACGCCTGGGGGCGGTTCCCCGTGGACGCCTACGTGGACGCGGTGCTCGCGGACGCCCCCATGCACGCGGCCCACCTGCACGTGCGCACCGCCGGACAACTGGGCGCCCTGGAGCGGCTGCCGCACATCGGCCGGCTGCACATCAGCTGGGACGGCCCGGTACCGCGGGAGATTTCGGGGCGGCGGGACCTGGAGTCGCTGATCCTGCACCGCAACGCACGGCTGACCGACCTGTCCCCGCTGGCCGGGCAGTCCTCGCTGCGGCACCTGGGCGTACTGGACTGCCCGAAGGTCACCGGGATCGAGGTGGTCGGCGAACTGCGCGCGCAGAGCCTGGCCTTCGGCTATCTGCGGGACGACCTCTCGCTCGCCCCGCTGGCGGGGGCGGCCGAGCTGCGCTCGCTGGTCATCGGCTTCGAGCCGGAGCAGCGGCGGATCGGGGACGTTCCGGCGGCCGGCACGCTGACCGCGCTGCACCTGTGGCAGGGCGCCCGCCGGATGACGCTCGACGGGATCGAGCGGTGGCCGGGGGTGCGGACGCTGACGGTCGCCGGGAGCGGCCAGTACCGCCAGCTGGTGCGCTCGCTGCCGCTCAAGGGCCTGACCGGTCTGCAGATCCGGCACGCGGGGCCGGTGTCGGCCGGGGCGCTCCTGCCGTACGAACACCTCGCCCGGCTCGTCCTGATCCGGTGCGCCATGGAGGGAACCCTGGAGGCGCTCCGTGACCTCCCGGAGCTGCGCCGGCTGGTGCTGAGCGAGTGTCTGGGGACGGTGGACCTGTCTCCGCTCGCGCCCCTGGAGGAGCTCGTCATCGAGCTGCGCCAGGGCACGCACGTGAGCGGGGCCGAGCTGATCCCGCCGGAGCGGCTCGTCCGCAGGGACTGA
- a CDS encoding S8 family peptidase, with product MAHLGTGHRRRALAVPVGLALTASLAFLPSVAASAAPVGTTADAVATAKPDTSGPKLSYVANLTAYGTVKQAKKAIERAGGTVVIAYEQIGVVVAHSQNPEFAKQLRGQRSLFVSVGATRTAPLSVVQTTEEGTTQRLSDADAARAAAQAEPGQEPLESNQWDLRAIKADQAHKINDGSRNVTVGVIDTGVDDTHPDLAPNFSKGQSANCVGGVADTTEGAWRPYADGSDHGTHVAGTIAAARNGIGISGVAPGVKVAAIKVSEPTTSLFFTEAVVCGFMFAAEKGIEVTNNSYYVDPWLYNCKSDDDQKALVEALTRATKYAERKGVLSVASAGNSNHDLASNAIVDDTSPDDVPTPVTRTIDPHVCLDLPTQLPGVVTVSATGDQGIKSYYSSFGLGVVDVAAPGGDKWQVPGTPDANGRVLSTLPGGGYGYKQGTSMAGPHVAGVAALLKSAHPWATPSQLQAMLKGQATKVACPEKVYDAAGVLVDATTCNSKWGQTGYYGYGVVDALKAVK from the coding sequence ATGGCTCATCTGGGAACCGGTCACCGGCGGCGCGCCCTCGCCGTTCCGGTCGGACTGGCGCTCACCGCCTCGCTCGCCTTCCTGCCCTCGGTCGCGGCTTCCGCCGCCCCGGTGGGCACGACGGCGGACGCGGTGGCGACCGCCAAGCCGGACACCTCCGGCCCCAAGCTGTCGTACGTGGCGAACCTGACCGCGTACGGCACGGTGAAGCAGGCGAAGAAGGCCATCGAGCGGGCCGGCGGCACGGTGGTGATCGCATATGAGCAGATCGGCGTGGTCGTCGCCCACTCCCAGAACCCGGAGTTCGCCAAGCAGCTCCGCGGTCAGCGCAGCCTGTTCGTGTCGGTCGGCGCCACCCGCACGGCTCCCCTCTCGGTGGTGCAGACCACCGAGGAGGGCACGACGCAGCGGCTGAGCGACGCGGACGCCGCCAGGGCGGCCGCGCAGGCCGAGCCCGGGCAGGAACCCCTGGAGTCCAACCAGTGGGACCTTCGCGCGATCAAGGCCGACCAGGCTCACAAGATCAACGATGGCAGCCGGAACGTCACGGTGGGTGTCATCGACACGGGTGTCGATGACACCCACCCGGATCTGGCCCCCAACTTCTCCAAGGGCCAGTCCGCGAACTGCGTCGGCGGCGTCGCCGACACCACCGAGGGCGCGTGGCGTCCGTACGCGGACGGCAGCGACCACGGCACCCACGTGGCGGGCACCATCGCGGCCGCGCGCAACGGGATAGGCATCAGCGGTGTGGCACCCGGGGTCAAGGTCGCCGCGATCAAGGTGAGCGAGCCCACGACCAGCCTCTTCTTCACCGAGGCGGTCGTCTGCGGCTTCATGTTCGCCGCCGAGAAGGGGATCGAGGTGACCAACAACAGCTACTACGTCGACCCCTGGCTCTACAACTGCAAGTCGGACGACGACCAGAAGGCGCTGGTGGAGGCCCTCACCCGGGCGACGAAGTACGCCGAGCGCAAGGGCGTGCTCTCCGTGGCCTCGGCCGGCAACTCCAACCACGACCTGGCGTCGAACGCCATCGTGGACGACACCAGCCCGGACGACGTGCCGACCCCGGTCACCCGCACGATCGACCCGCACGTCTGCCTGGACCTGCCCACCCAGCTCCCGGGCGTGGTCACGGTGAGCGCGACCGGCGACCAGGGCATCAAGTCGTACTACTCCAGCTTCGGCCTGGGCGTCGTCGACGTGGCGGCCCCCGGTGGCGACAAGTGGCAGGTCCCGGGCACCCCGGACGCCAACGGCCGCGTGCTGTCCACCCTCCCGGGCGGCGGGTACGGCTACAAGCAGGGCACCTCGATGGCCGGCCCGCACGTGGCCGGTGTCGCGGCCCTGCTCAAGAGCGCGCACCCGTGGGCGACGCCCTCGCAGCTCCAGGCGATGCTCAAGGGCCAGGCGACGAAGGTCGCCTGCCCCGAGAAGGTCTACGACGCCGCGGGCGTGCTGGTCGACGCCACCACCTGCAACAGCAAGTGGGGCCAGACCGGCTACTACGGCTACGGCGTGGTCGACGCGCTGAAGGCCGTCAAGTAG
- a CDS encoding zinc-dependent alcohol dehydrogenase family protein, whose product MRATVIRAPHDIRVEEVPDAAIQRPEDAVVRVLRACICGSDLWAYRGEAERQPGQRIGHEFLGIVEETGPAVSGLRAGDLVVAPFMWSDGTCAYCSEGLYTSCEHGGFWGSVGHDGGQGEAVRVPHADGTLVKLPADAASDDHLLTALLALSDVMGTGHHAALGAGVRKGSTVAVVGDGAVGLCGVLAAKRLGADRIIALGRHTVRTDIAKLFGATDVVAERGEAAEAAVRELTGGQGAHSVIEAVGTEQSMRTAVNISRDGGAIGYVGVPHGSGTGLDLGVMFDRNITLRGGVAPVRAYIPELLADVLSGAIDPSPVFDRAVSLDEVPDGYRAMDDRSALKVMIKP is encoded by the coding sequence ATGCGCGCCACCGTCATCCGCGCCCCGCACGACATCCGCGTGGAGGAGGTGCCCGACGCTGCGATCCAGCGGCCCGAGGACGCCGTCGTCCGCGTCCTTCGTGCCTGCATCTGCGGCAGCGACCTGTGGGCCTACCGCGGCGAGGCCGAGCGCCAGCCGGGCCAGCGGATCGGCCACGAGTTCCTCGGCATCGTCGAGGAGACCGGCCCGGCCGTCTCGGGACTGCGCGCCGGCGATCTCGTCGTAGCCCCCTTCATGTGGTCCGACGGCACCTGCGCCTATTGCTCCGAGGGTCTGTACACCTCCTGCGAGCACGGCGGCTTCTGGGGTTCGGTCGGTCATGACGGCGGCCAGGGCGAGGCCGTCCGGGTCCCGCACGCCGACGGCACGCTGGTGAAGCTGCCCGCGGACGCGGCCTCCGACGACCACCTGCTGACCGCGCTGCTCGCGCTCTCCGACGTCATGGGGACCGGCCACCACGCCGCGCTCGGCGCGGGCGTGCGCAAGGGCTCCACGGTCGCCGTCGTCGGCGACGGCGCCGTCGGCCTGTGCGGGGTCCTCGCGGCCAAGCGCCTCGGCGCCGACCGGATCATCGCACTGGGCCGCCACACCGTCCGTACGGACATCGCGAAGCTCTTCGGCGCCACCGACGTGGTCGCCGAGCGCGGCGAGGCCGCCGAGGCGGCCGTGCGCGAGCTCACCGGCGGCCAGGGCGCCCACTCGGTCATCGAGGCGGTCGGCACCGAGCAGTCCATGCGCACCGCCGTGAACATCTCGCGCGACGGTGGGGCCATCGGCTACGTCGGCGTCCCGCACGGCAGCGGCACAGGCCTCGACCTGGGTGTCATGTTCGACCGCAACATCACCCTGCGCGGCGGGGTCGCACCGGTCCGGGCGTACATCCCGGAGCTGCTGGCGGACGTGCTCAGTGGCGCGATCGACCCGTCGCCCGTCTTCGACCGGGCCGTCTCCCTCGACGAGGTCCCGGACGGCTACCGGGCGATGGACGACCGCAGCGCGCTCAAGGTGATGATCAAGCCCTGA
- the moaA gene encoding GTP 3',8-cyclase MoaA — protein MLLDTYGRVATDLRVSLTDRCNLRCTYCMPEEGLQWLGKSDLLTDDEIVRLIRIAVTQLGIEEVRFTGGEPLLRPGLVGIVEQCAALEPRPKMSLTTNGIGLKRTAQALKAAGLDRVNVSLDTLRPDVFKTLTRRDRHKDVIEGMAAAREAGLTPVKVNAVLMPGLNDDEAPDLLAWAVENEYELRFIEQMPLDAQHGWKRDGMITAGDILASLRTRFTLTEEGADERGSAPAERWVVDGGKATVGVIASVTRPFCGACDRTRLTADGQIRTCLFATEESDLRAALRSGAPDEEIARLWKVAMWGKKAGSGLDDPTFLQPDRPMSAIGG, from the coding sequence GTGCTTCTCGACACCTACGGCCGCGTGGCCACTGACCTGCGCGTCTCGCTCACCGACCGGTGCAATCTGCGCTGTACCTACTGCATGCCCGAGGAGGGCTTGCAGTGGCTCGGTAAATCCGACCTGCTCACCGATGACGAGATCGTCCGGCTGATCCGGATCGCCGTCACCCAGCTCGGGATAGAAGAGGTCCGCTTCACCGGCGGCGAGCCGCTCCTGCGCCCCGGCCTGGTCGGGATCGTCGAGCAGTGCGCGGCCCTGGAGCCCCGCCCCAAGATGTCCCTCACCACCAACGGCATCGGCCTCAAGCGCACCGCGCAGGCCCTCAAGGCCGCCGGCCTGGACCGGGTGAACGTTTCCCTGGACACCCTGCGGCCCGACGTCTTCAAGACCCTCACCCGGCGCGACCGTCACAAGGACGTCATCGAGGGCATGGCCGCCGCCCGCGAAGCCGGACTCACCCCCGTCAAGGTCAACGCCGTGCTGATGCCCGGGCTGAACGACGACGAGGCCCCCGACCTGCTCGCCTGGGCCGTGGAGAACGAGTACGAGCTCCGTTTCATCGAGCAGATGCCGCTCGACGCGCAGCACGGCTGGAAGCGCGACGGCATGATCACCGCCGGTGACATCCTGGCCTCCCTGCGCACCCGCTTCACCCTCACCGAGGAAGGCGCCGACGAGCGCGGCAGTGCCCCGGCCGAGCGCTGGGTGGTGGACGGCGGCAAGGCCACCGTCGGCGTCATCGCCTCGGTCACCCGCCCCTTCTGCGGCGCCTGCGACCGTACGCGCCTCACCGCCGACGGCCAGATCCGTACGTGCCTCTTCGCCACCGAGGAGTCGGACCTGCGGGCCGCCCTGCGCTCGGGCGCCCCGGACGAGGAGATCGCCCGGCTGTGGAAGGTGGCGATGTGGGGCAAGAAGGCCGGGTCCGGCCTCGACGACCCGACCTTCCTGCAGCCCGACCGTCCGATGTCCGCGATCGGCGGCTGA
- a CDS encoding solute symporter family protein, protein MSAPLYVAIGAAATAGTTTAAGATEHRPLIITLFGLFVVATLVITVWAGRQTKDAADFYAGGRQFTGFQNGLAISGDYMSAASFLGIAGAIALFGYDGFLYSIGFLVAWLVALLLVAEPLRNSGRYTMGDVLAYRMRQRPVRTAAGTSTIVVSIFYLLAQMAGAGVLVSLLLGITSDLGKIVIVSLVGLLMILYVTIGGMKGTTWVQMIKAVLLIAGTLLITFLVLVKFNFNISDLLGKAADNSGQGAKFLEPGLKYGKDSITKLDFISLGLALVLGTAGLPHILIRFYTVPTAKAARKSVNWAIGIIGAFYLMTIVLGFGAAALLKRADIIASNKAGTTAAPLLAQEIGGGADSTGGAVLLAVISAVAFATILAVVAGLTLASSSSFAHDIYVNVIRKGKATEKEEVRAARWSTVVIGAVAIGLGALARDLNVAGLVALAFAVAASANLPTILYSLFWKRFTTQGALWSIYGGLVSSVVLVLFSPVVSGKPTSMFKGADFYWFPLENPGIISIPLGFLLGWLGTVLSKEKADPQKFAELEVRSLTGTGAH, encoded by the coding sequence ATGAGCGCCCCGCTGTACGTGGCGATCGGCGCGGCGGCCACGGCGGGTACGACCACCGCCGCCGGCGCCACCGAGCACCGCCCGCTGATCATCACCCTGTTCGGGCTGTTCGTCGTGGCCACCCTGGTCATCACGGTCTGGGCCGGCCGCCAGACCAAGGACGCCGCCGACTTCTACGCGGGCGGGCGCCAGTTCACCGGCTTCCAGAACGGCCTGGCCATCTCCGGCGACTACATGTCCGCCGCGTCCTTCCTCGGCATCGCCGGAGCCATCGCGCTCTTCGGCTACGACGGCTTCCTCTACTCCATCGGCTTCCTGGTCGCCTGGCTGGTGGCGCTGCTCCTGGTCGCCGAGCCGCTGCGCAACTCCGGCCGCTACACGATGGGCGACGTACTCGCGTACCGGATGCGCCAGCGCCCCGTACGGACCGCCGCCGGCACCTCCACCATCGTGGTCTCGATCTTCTACCTGCTCGCCCAGATGGCCGGCGCCGGCGTGCTCGTCTCGCTGCTCCTCGGCATCACCAGCGACCTCGGCAAGATCGTGATCGTCTCGCTGGTCGGCCTCCTGATGATCCTCTACGTCACCATCGGCGGCATGAAGGGCACCACCTGGGTCCAGATGATCAAGGCCGTCCTGCTGATCGCGGGCACGCTGCTGATCACCTTCCTGGTGCTGGTCAAGTTCAACTTCAACATCTCGGACCTGCTGGGCAAGGCCGCCGACAACAGCGGGCAGGGAGCGAAGTTCCTGGAGCCGGGCCTGAAGTACGGCAAGGACTCGATCACGAAGCTGGACTTCATCTCCCTCGGCCTCGCCCTGGTCCTCGGAACCGCGGGGCTGCCGCACATCCTGATCCGCTTCTACACGGTCCCCACGGCCAAGGCCGCCCGCAAGTCCGTGAACTGGGCCATCGGCATCATCGGCGCCTTCTACCTGATGACGATCGTGCTCGGATTCGGCGCCGCGGCGCTGCTCAAGCGGGCCGACATCATCGCCTCCAACAAGGCCGGCACCACCGCGGCACCGCTGCTCGCCCAGGAGATCGGCGGCGGCGCGGACTCCACCGGCGGCGCGGTCCTGCTCGCCGTGATCTCCGCGGTGGCCTTCGCCACCATCCTCGCGGTCGTCGCGGGCCTGACGCTGGCCTCCTCCTCGTCCTTCGCCCACGACATCTACGTGAACGTGATCCGCAAGGGCAAGGCCACCGAGAAGGAGGAGGTACGGGCGGCCCGCTGGTCCACCGTGGTCATCGGCGCCGTCGCCATCGGCCTCGGAGCCCTGGCCCGCGACCTCAACGTGGCCGGGCTCGTCGCCCTCGCCTTCGCGGTCGCCGCCTCCGCCAACCTGCCGACGATCCTCTACAGCCTCTTCTGGAAGCGCTTCACCACCCAGGGGGCGCTGTGGTCCATCTACGGCGGCCTGGTCTCCTCGGTCGTCCTGGTCCTCTTCTCCCCGGTCGTGTCGGGGAAGCCCACCTCGATGTTCAAGGGAGCCGACTTCTACTGGTTCCCCCTGGAGAACCCCGGGATCATCTCCATCCCGCTCGGCTTCCTGCTGGGGTGGCTGGGAACCGTCCTCTCCAAGGAGAAGGCCGACCCCCAGAAGTTCGCGGAGCTCGAGGTCCGCTCGCTCACCGGAACCGGCGCGCACTGA
- a CDS encoding lysoplasmalogenase, with protein sequence MSAAGATGRAASRTPSWARPAVPAGSGPAAGVLLGALAVATALDLGSLLAGWHPGHLIAKPFLMPLLIAHVVYRARVLTLRAPRLLVAALLFGWGGDLALLFDADPAFLIGMGSFAAGHVCYLVLFGRGRTGSALGAAYAVALLSTVTLLWGDLPADLRVPVAGYSLLLTAMAYRSGALGLRAGLGGALFLLSDTLIATGVAEWPQLPRPDFWIMATYVAAQYLLATGTIAPARAYGREALQGSTIS encoded by the coding sequence GTGAGCGCCGCCGGTGCCACCGGGCGCGCGGCGTCCCGTACGCCGTCCTGGGCGCGCCCCGCCGTCCCCGCGGGCTCGGGGCCCGCGGCCGGGGTGCTGCTCGGCGCGCTCGCCGTCGCCACTGCCCTGGACCTCGGATCGCTGCTGGCCGGCTGGCACCCGGGACACCTCATCGCCAAGCCGTTCCTGATGCCCCTGCTCATCGCCCACGTGGTGTACCGGGCCCGTGTGCTCACCCTCCGCGCACCCCGGCTGCTCGTCGCGGCCCTGCTGTTCGGCTGGGGCGGCGACCTGGCCCTGCTCTTCGACGCCGATCCCGCCTTCCTGATCGGCATGGGCTCCTTCGCCGCCGGGCACGTCTGCTACCTCGTGCTCTTCGGCCGCGGGCGGACCGGTTCCGCGCTCGGGGCCGCGTACGCCGTCGCGCTCCTCTCCACCGTCACGCTGCTCTGGGGCGACCTGCCCGCCGATCTGCGCGTCCCCGTCGCCGGATACAGCCTGCTGCTCACCGCCATGGCGTACCGCTCCGGCGCCCTCGGCCTGCGGGCGGGTCTCGGCGGGGCGCTGTTCCTGCTCTCCGACACGCTGATCGCCACCGGGGTGGCCGAGTGGCCGCAGCTTCCCCGCCCGGACTTCTGGATCATGGCCACGTACGTGGCGGCCCAGTACCTGCTGGCCACGGGAACGATCGCGCCGGCACGGGCGTACGGTAGGGAGGCCCTACAGGGCTCAACCATTTCCTAA
- a CDS encoding DUF485 domain-containing protein yields the protein MTTEAAPPPGSAGTPPAGPSAEEFVRVQQSAEFADLRRAHRSFAFPLTAAFIAWYLLYVLLSNYAGEFMGTKLFGNINVALVLGLGQFATTFLIAWLYSRHAAAKLDPKASAIKARMEAGE from the coding sequence GTGACCACCGAAGCAGCGCCGCCCCCCGGCAGCGCGGGAACGCCGCCGGCGGGTCCCTCGGCCGAAGAGTTCGTACGCGTCCAGCAGAGCGCGGAGTTCGCCGACCTGCGCCGCGCCCACCGCTCCTTCGCCTTCCCGCTCACCGCGGCGTTCATCGCCTGGTACCTGCTCTACGTCCTGCTCTCCAACTACGCGGGCGAGTTCATGGGGACGAAGCTCTTCGGCAACATCAACGTGGCCCTCGTCCTCGGCCTCGGCCAGTTCGCGACGACCTTCCTCATCGCCTGGCTGTACTCGCGCCACGCGGCGGCCAAGCTCGACCCGAAGGCCTCGGCCATCAAGGCACGGATGGAGGCGGGCGAATGA
- a CDS encoding sterol desaturase family protein: MPNLPDVVLWSIPAFVLLTVIELVSYRIHPDEDAAGYETKDAVTSLGMGIGSLVFDFLWKIPIVAIYTAVYELTPLRVPILWWTVPLMLLAQDFFYYWQHRGHHVIRILWACHVVHHSSRKFNLTTALRQPWTSATSWPFYLPMIALGVHPAAVAFCYSVNLVYQFWIHTERIDKLPRPIEFVFNSPSHHRVHHASQGGYLDRNFGGILIVWDRMFGSWVGETDKPVFGLTKNISTHNPLRVATHEYASIARDVRGAATWRERAGRVFGGPGWQPAQPAQAVPADVPAPAPESAPTPATAPEHAA; this comes from the coding sequence ATGCCGAACCTGCCCGATGTCGTGCTGTGGTCCATACCCGCCTTCGTACTGCTCACCGTCATCGAGCTCGTGAGCTACCGCATCCATCCCGACGAGGACGCCGCCGGGTACGAGACCAAGGACGCCGTCACCAGCCTCGGCATGGGGATCGGCAGCCTCGTCTTCGACTTCCTGTGGAAGATCCCGATCGTCGCGATCTACACCGCGGTCTACGAGCTCACCCCGCTGCGGGTCCCGATCCTGTGGTGGACCGTCCCGCTGATGCTGCTCGCCCAGGACTTCTTCTACTACTGGCAGCACCGCGGCCACCACGTCATCCGCATCCTGTGGGCGTGCCACGTCGTCCACCACAGCAGCCGCAAGTTCAACCTCACCACCGCCCTGCGCCAGCCCTGGACCAGCGCCACCTCCTGGCCGTTCTACCTCCCGATGATCGCCCTCGGGGTGCACCCTGCCGCCGTCGCCTTCTGCTACTCGGTCAACCTCGTCTACCAGTTCTGGATCCACACCGAGCGCATCGACAAGCTGCCCCGGCCGATCGAGTTCGTCTTCAACTCGCCCTCCCACCACCGCGTCCACCACGCCTCCCAGGGCGGCTACCTGGACCGGAACTTCGGCGGGATCCTGATCGTCTGGGACCGGATGTTCGGCTCCTGGGTGGGGGAGACCGACAAGCCCGTCTTCGGCCTCACCAAGAACATCAGCACCCACAACCCGCTGCGCGTCGCCACCCACGAGTACGCCTCCATCGCCCGCGACGTCCGCGGGGCCGCCACCTGGCGCGAGCGCGCCGGACGCGTCTTCGGCGGCCCGGGCTGGCAGCCCGCCCAGCCCGCCCAGGCAGTGCCGGCCGACGTGCCCGCACCCGCCCCGGAGTCCGCACCCACCCCGGCGACCGCCCCCGAGCACGCCGCGTGA